TTGAACCAGTGCGGATCACGCGGCGTCTCCGGGCTGAAGGCGTCCGGGACGGGCTCGGACGTCGCCGCGACGGACTCGGCCGGGTACTCGGCGCCGGGCTCGTCCTCGGGCAGCCGACCGGGCGGGGCATCGAACGGATCCGGCGCGTCCGGGGGGCCGGATTCCCGGGGGCGAGGCTCGTGGGGGCGGCTCAACTCTCCTCCTCCCGCAGTGTGAGGACGTGCGCCGGTCGGTCGTGCGGGTCGAGGTGGACGTAGTTGGACTTGTGCCAGGTGTAGGCGGTGCCGTCGAGTTCGTCGACGGCGGTGAAGGGGTGTTCGGGGTGGTCGGGGAGGCCGAGGGCGGGCAGGTCGAGGTGGACGGTGGCTTCGCGGGCGTGGTGGGGGTTGAGGTTGACGATCGCCAGGACGGTGTCGTCGAGGCGGCGTTTGGAGAAGGCGAGCAGTTCGGGCTGGTCGACGTGGTGGAAGTGCAGGTTGCGCAGCCATTGCAGGGCGGGGTGGGCGTTGCGCAGGGTGTTGAGGCGGGTGATGAGGGGGGCGATGGTGGTGCCGGCGGTGGCGGCGGCGTCCCAGTCGCGGGGGCGGTACTGGTATTTCTCCGAGTCGCGGTATTCCTCGCTGCCGGGGCGGACGGGGGTGTTCTCGCACAGTTCGTAGCCGGCGTAGACGCCCCAGGTGGGGGACAGCAGCGCGGCGAGGATCGCGCGGATTTCGAATGCGGCGCGTCCGCCGTGCTGGAGGTATTCGTTGAGGATGTCGGGGGTGTTGGTGAAGCAGTTGGGGCGCATGTAGGGGGCGGTGGGTCCGGCGAGTTCGGTGAAGTAGTCGCGGAGTTCGTCGGCGGAGTTGCGCCAGGTGAAGTAGGTGTAGGACTGGTGGAAGCCGATTTTGCCCAGGGTGTGCATCATGGCGGGGCGGGTGAAGGCTTCGGCGAGGAAGAGCACGTCGGGGTCGGTGGTGGCGATGTCGGCCAGGAGCCGTTCCCAGAACGGGACGGGTTTGGTGTGGGGGTTGTCGACGCGGAAGATCCGTACTCCGTGGTCCATCCAGTGCCGTACCACGCGTTTGACCTCGTCGTAGAGGCCGTCGGGGTCGTTGTCGAAGTTCAGGGGGTGGATGTCCTGGTATTTCTTCGGCGGGTTCTCGGCGTGGGCGATGGTGCCGTCGGCGCGGGTGGTGAACCATTCGGGGTGGTCGCGTATCCAGGGGTGGTCGGGGGAGCATTGCAGGGCCAGGTCGAGTGCGACTTCGAGGCCGTGTGCGTGGGCGTGGGCGACGAAGGCGTCGAAGTCGTCGATGGTGCCCAGGTCGGGGTGGATGGCGTCGTGGCCGCCGTGGGGGGAGCCGATGGCCCAGGGGGATCCGGGGTCGTGGGGGCCGGCGTCCAGGGTGTTGTTGGGGCCTTTGCGTTCGGTGGTGCCGATGGGGTGGACGGGCGGGAGGTAGACGACGTCGAAGCCCATGTCGGCGATCGCGGGGAGGCGGCTGGTGGCGGTGCGGAAGGTGCCGGACATGGGCGGGCGGCGGCCCATGGGGTCGAAGCTCGCGCCTTCGGAGCGGGGGAAGAACTCGTACCACGCCCCGTACAGCGCCCGTTCCCGGTGCACGATGAGCGGGAACCACTCGCCCGCCGTGAGCAGGTCGCGCAGCGGGTGCCGGTGGAGGATCTCGTGGACGTCCGGGTCCGCCGCCGCGTCCATCCGGTCGTGGACGGGGACCGTCTCGTCGGCGAGGCGCTTCGCCAGGCGGACGAGGGCGGGCCGATCCTTGCCGGGGACGGCGTCGGCCGCGCGCTCGAACAGCCGCGCGCCCTCGGCGAGCATCAGTTCGACGTCCTGACCCGCGGGGACCTTGATCCGCGCGTCGTGCCACCAGTGCGCGATCGGGTCGCCCCACGCCTCCACCCGGAACGACCACAGGCCCATCTGGGTCGGCGTCACCAGGGTCGCCCACCGGTCGGTGCCGGGCACGGTCTCGTGCATCCGCGCGGGCGCGCACTCCTCGCCGTCCGGGGTCCGCAGGACGACCGCCGCGCCGAGCATCTCGTGCCCCTCGCGGAACACCGTCGCCGAGACCTCGAAGGTCTCGCCCACGACGGCCTTGGCGGGCCACCGGCCGCAGCCCACCACCGGCTCGACGTCCAGGATCGGTATGCGCCCGAGCCCCGGAAAAACGGTCATACGGGACGTTCCGGACTCGACGTGCATGTGACATCCCCTACCCGTGCGAGGTCATCGAAACGTCCATGCCCGCGAGCAGAGGCTTACCGCCCTGTAGCTTTGGATAACTTTACGTGAGGTATCGACTGCCCAGTGTGGCGGTCGGGAGCGGGTCGATCCGTTGGGGGGATGCTGTCCCGGCGACCGTTTCGCTACGCTGAGTCATGGCCGGTTGTCTTTCCAGCCCCGGAAGAGCGAGAACGGAGCCATTCGGTGAAGAACCATGCGTACCGGGGGTGTTCCGGCTCGGCCGGGGCACTCTTGCGCGGAGTCCGGATCCCTCCCCGGCCTGACGGCCGGCGCACCTCCTGGAGGCCGTGTTGAAGGCGATACGACGCTTCACCGTCCGCACCGTCCTGCCCGAGCCGCTCACGCAGCTCGAGGAACTGGTCCTCAACCTGCGCTGGTCCTGGCACCACGAGACCCTCGACCTGTTCCGGGCCGTGGACCCCGTGCTGTGGAAGACCGTCGACCACGACCCCGTCCGGCTGCTCGGCGAGGTGTCCGCCGAACGGCTCGACCGGCTCGCCGAGGACCGCCGGTTCCTGCGCCGCCTCCGGGACGCCGCCGAGGAGCTCCGCGAGTACCTGACGGCGCCCCGCTGGTACCAGTCGCGGCCCGGCGTCCCGTCGTCCATCGCCTACTTCTCGCCGGAGTACGGCATCACCGCCGCGCTGCCGCAGTACTCGGGCGGCCTCGGCATCCTCGCGGGCGACCACCTGAAGACCGCCAGCGACCTCGGCGTCCCGATCATCGGGGTCGGCCTGCTGTACCGGCACGGGTACTTCTCGCAGTCGCTGTCGCCGGACGGCTGGCAGCTGGAGCGCTACCCCCCGATCGACCCCAACGGGCTGCCGCTGACGCTGCTGCGCGAGAAGGACGGCACGCCGGTGCGGGTCCGCATCGGGCTGCCCAAGGGCGGGCCCCTGCACGCGCAGGTGTGGCTCGCGCGCGTCGGCCGCGTCCCGCAGCTCCTGCTCGACTCCGACGTCGAGGACAACGAGCCGTCCGCCCGGGACGTCACCGACCGGCTGTACGGCGGCGGCGGCGACCACCGGCTGCTGCAGGAGATGCTGCTCGGCATCGGCGGCGTCCGCGCGATCCGCGCGTACTGCGGCATCACCGGGCACCCCGCCCCCGAGGTGTTCCACACCAACGAGGGCCACGCCGGGTTCCTCGGCCTGGAACGCATCCGGGAGCTGGTCGCCGGGCGCGGCCTGTCCTTCGACGAGGCGCTGGAGGCGGCCCGCGCCGGGACGGTCTTCACCACGCACACGCCCGTCCCGGCGGGCATCGACCGGTTCCCGCGCGAGCTGGTCGGACGCTACTTCGGCGGCGCGAACGAGGAGGAGGCGGTCCCCGTCGAACGGATCCTCGCGCTCGGCGCCGAGGACTACCCGGGCGGCGACCGGACCGTGTTCAACATGGCCGTCATGGGCATGCGGCTCGCGCAGCGCGTCAACGGCGTGAGCGAACTGCACGGGCGGGTCAGCCGGGAGATGTTCGGCGGGCTGTGGGGCGGGTTCGACACCGCCGAGGTGCCCATCGGGTCGATCACCAACGGCGTCCACGCCGGCACCTGGGTGGCGCGGGAGATCCAGGAGCTCGCGGCCCGCGAGATCCCGTCGCTGGTGGAGACGGGCAGCGGCTGGGAGGAGATCCTGTCGCGGCCCGGCACCGAACTGTGGCGGGTGCGCGGCGTGCTGCGGCGCCGCCTGGTCCTGGACGCCCGGCGGCGGCTGCGCGAGTCGTGGCGGCAGCGCGGCGCGAGCGAGGCCGAAACGTCCTGGATCGACGACGCGCTCGACCCCGAGGTCCTGACGATCGGGTTCGCGCGGCGCGTCCCGTCCTACAAGCGGCTCACGCTGATGATGCGCGACCCGGCCCGGCTCCGCCGGATCCTGCTCGACCCCGAGCGGCCCGTGCAGATCGTCATCGCCGGGAAGGCGCACCCCGCCGACGAGGGCGGCAAGCGGCTCATCCAGGAGATCGTGCGGTTCGCCGACGCCGAGGACGTCCGGCACCGCATCGTGTTCCTGCCCGACTACGACATGGACCTCGGACGGCTCCTCGTGCAGGGCTGCGACGTGTGGATGAACAATCCGCTGCGGCCGCTGGAGGCGTGCGGGACGTCCGGGATGAAGGCCGCGCTGAACGGCGCGCTGAACCTGTCGGTCCGGGACGGCTGGTGGGACGAGTGGTACGACGGGCAGAACGGCTGGTCGATCCCGTCCGCCGACGGCCTCGCCGCGCCCGACCGGCGCGACGAGCTGGAGGCCGCCGCGCTGTACGAACTGATCGAGGACCACGTCGCCGTCACGTTCTACGACCGCGACTCGGCCGGGCTGCCGCGACGGTGGCTGGAGATGGTCAAGCACACCATCGCCGCCCTCGGCCCGAAGGTCCTCGCGACCCGGATGGTCCGCGACTACGTCGAGCAGTACTACACCCCGGCCGCCGGATCGGCCCGCGCGATGGCCGCCGACGGGTACGCGGGCGCCCGCGAGCTGGCCGCGTGGAAGCGGCGGGTCGCGCAGGCGTGGCCGGGCGTCACCGTCGAGCACGTCGAGGGCGGCGGGGACGACAGCCCGCACGTCGGCGCGCGGCTGCCCGTCCGGGTCGTGGTCGACCTCGGCGGGCTCGACCCCGGCGACGTCGCCGTCGAGGTCGCCTACGGCCGCGTCGACGCGGCCGACACGCTCGTCGACCCGTCCTACCTGGAACTGGGCGGCGCCGAGAAGGCCGACGGCGGGCGGCTCCGGTACGCGGGGGAGATCCCGCTCGGCCGCAGCGGCGCCTTCGGCTACAGCGTCCGCGTCGTCCCGAGCCATCCCCGGCTGTCGTCGCGGGCCGAACCGGGCCTGGTCGCGCTGCCGCCCGCCCCGCACGGCATGACGAACGGCGACCTGCGCTAACCGGCGTCGAAGTCGAGGTCGTCCTCGTCGTCGGGCGGCGGGTCGGGCAGCCGCCATCCCGCGACGAGGACGGGCAGCGTCATGTGCGTCGTGAACAGCGCCACCACGCCGGTGACCACCGCCGCGATCGGGACGAACGTCGTCCGGTCCCCCTGCACGGACAGCACCACCACGACGAGGACGATCAGCACCATGAGCATCGTCCGGTGCGCGATCGTGTAGGCGCGGAGCCGGTCGGCCACCTGGCGCTCGTCCAGGTCGCCCTCGGCGAGCGACGTCATCCCGCGGGTGGCGGAGTTCAGCGCGGCCGTCACCGGGATCGTGATGACGACGTAGGCCAGGAACAGCCCGATCGTCCACCACATCGCGGTGTCACTGGGGGCGAGGTTCCACGACACGACCGTCCCCGCCCACGGCATCGCGGCCGCCGCGGCGCCGGCGCCGACGGTGACGCGGCGGCGCGTCCGGGACGAGTGCCAGGAGTGCAGGGTGCCGCGTTCCATCCCCTCCTTCTGCGCCTTGTGCCACCGCCGCCTCATCTCGTGCACTCTCGCCCCCCTCACCCGGTGCTCCCGAGCCTCGGGAACGGCGCCAGCGAGAATACGACCTCCACCGGCACTTCGAAGAACGCCGCGATGCGCAGGGCGAGGTGCAGGCTCGGGCTGTACTCGCCGCGCTCCAGATAGCCGATCGTCTGGTAGTGGACGCCCAGCGCCGTCGCCAGCTCGCGGCGCGACACGCCCCGTTCCGCGCGCAGCACCGCGATCCGGTTGTAGACGGTCTCCTTGTCCCCTGGCACCGGCCCAGTCTCCCGCAGTCCGCACCTAGAGCGCGCCCTGTGCGGCGCGCCTCTCCTGGGCCCGCGCCAGCCGCGTCCCCGACTCGCGGCGCGCCGCCCGCCGCAGCAGGACGGGCGCCAGCAGCAGCCCGAGCAGCGACCACGCGCCCAGCACCGCCGCCGCCTCCGCGAGCCGCCAGCTCCCGCCGATCTCGGCGGCCAGCATCGCGTCCGGCAGGAACACCGACCGCAGCCCGAGGCCCTGCCAGTACAGCGGGAACGCCTGCGCGACCCACTGGACGGGCTCGGGCATCGCCGTCACCGGGAACATCACCCCCGAGACGAGCATCAGGCCCATCATCGGCAGCGACAGGATGCCCGCCGCGTTCCGCGATCCCGGCAGCAGCGCGCCGAGCGCCGCGCCCAGCGGGACGACCGACAGCGTGCCGAGCACGAGGACCCACGCCAGCGTCAGCCAGTCGCCGGCCGCCGGCAGGTCCAGCCCGCCGAACGCCGCGCCCGCGACGAGCATCAGCGCCACGTACGTCCCGATCTGCGCCAGCACGTACACCGCGCGCCCGATCAGGTACGCGGGGACGCCGTTCGGGATCGTCCGCATCCGCAGCAGCGTCCCCTCCTCCCGGTCCGCCGCGATCGACATCGGCAGGCCCATCAGCCCCGCCGTGTACACCGAGAAGGCGATGAACCCGGCCGTCATCAGCACGGCCTGCGACGCGCCGGCCGCCCCTTTCACGTCGTGCCCGCCCTGCCACAGGACGAGCGCCGCGTAGACGCCGACCGTCCCGATCAGCGAACTCACGAACTCCTGCCGGTTGCGCAGGAAGTGCATGTACTCGGCCCCGCCCCGGCGGAGCCCGATCATCGTCACCCGGGCGTTCACGCGGCCCTCCCGCTCTCCTCGAAGGTCTCCCGCCCGTCGTCGCGGGCGTCCCGTCCGTCCCGTCCGGCGGCGACGAGGCCGAGGTAGGTGTCCTCCAGCGACGCCCGCCGGACCTCCAGCCCCGGTACCGGCCCGCCGAACCTGCGGTGCAGCTCGAACGCCAGCCGGGACGGGTCGGACGTGCGCTCGCGGCGCGGTTCGCCGCCCTCCAGCCAGCGGACCTCCGACGCCGACCGCGCGGTCGCCGCCAGGCTCGCCGGCGTCCCGCACGCCATCAGCTCCCCGCCGACCAGGATCGCGATCCGGTCGGCGAGCCGCTCGGCCTCCGCGAGGTCGTGCGTGGTCAGCAGCACCGACATCCCCTCGTCCCGCGCGAGCCGCTCGACCAGCTCGTGGAACTCGCGGCGCGCCTGCGGGTCGAACCCGGTCGTCGGCTCGTCCAGGAACAGCAGCTCGGGCCGTCCGACGATGCCGAGCGCGACGTCCAGCCGGCGCCGCTGCCCGCCCGACAGCCGCGACACCGCCTGCCCGGCCTGCCCGGTGAGGCCCATGACCGCCAGCAGCTCGTCGGGGTCGCGCGGCCGGTCGTACAGCGACGCGGCGTGCGCGAGGAGCTGCCGGGCGCCCCAGCGCGGATGGTCCCGCCAGTTCTGCAGGACGATCCCGAGCCGCGCCCGCCACGCGTTCCCGCCCGTCCCGGGGTCCTCGCCGAGCACCCGCACGTCGCCGGACGAGCGCGGCCGGAACCCCTCGAGGATCTCGATGGTGGTCGTCTTGCCCGCCCCGTTCGGCCCGAGCAGCGCCACGACCTCGCCCGCCGCGACGTCCAGGTCGACCCCGCGCAGCACCTCCGCGCGCCCGTACCGCATCCGCAGATCGCGGGCCCGCACCACCGGCTCGTCCATCCGTCCCCTCCCGTATCGGAACTCGGATCCTCTGCCGTACTTCTGCGGTCGAAGATAGCAGAAGTACTACATCCCATCGCAGTCGTGTGAAGAGGGCGAGTACCTCGCGTCCACGGGACGCCACCCCGGCGAGCGCGCGTCGGCGCCACGGCCGGACCCGGGGCGTCCTTCAGCACGCCCCCGGCGGCGGCGTCGGGCGCGATGACGTGCACGGGGGCTTTGTGTTCCAGGTCGGTGCGATCCGTCCCCCGCGCCGGGCGGGGAGGAGTGCGCGGACGGCGGCGGCGGGGCACGATGACCTCCATGAAGGTCTTCGTATCGGTCGACATGGAGGGCGTCTCGGGGCTCACCGATCCCGAGGAGATGCGCGCGGGCGGGCGCGGCTACGAGCGGGGCTGCGAACTGATGACCGCCGACGCCAACGCCGCGATCCGCGCCGCGTTCGACGCCGGGGCCGACCGCGTCGTCGTCACCGACGCGCACGGCGGCGGCCGCAACCTGCGCGCCGACCTCATCGACGAGCGGTGCACGCTCGTCCGGGGCCCGTACAAGCCGATGCGCATGGGCGAGGGCCTCGACTCCACCTTCGACGTCGCGCTGTACGTCGGCTACCACGCGCGCGCCGGTGCGGAACGGGGCGTCCTCAACCACACGTGGATGGGTCGCGAAATCCAGAACCTCTACGTCAACGGCGAGATCGCGGGGGAGATCCGGCTGATGGCCGGGTACGCGGGCTCCCTCGGCGTCCCGATCGGCCTCGTCACCGGGGACGAGGCCGCGTGCGCCGAGGCGCGCGACGTCCTCGGCGCCGTCCCGGCCGTCGCCGTCAAGCGGGGCCTCGACCGGTACGCCGCCGAGCTGATCCCGCCGGCGCGCGCGCAGGAGCGCATCTACGAGACCGCGCTGCGGTCGCTGCGCGAGGAACGGTGGCCGCAGCTCACCATGTCCGCGCCCTACACCCTCGCCGTCGAGTGGAACGCGACGGCGATCGCGCAGTCGTGCGCGGTGATCCCGGGCGTCCGCCTCACCGGCCCGCGCACCACCGAGCTGACGACCGACGACTACGCCGACGTCGTCGGTCTCCTCGGCGTCTGCGCGACGATCGCGGGCGAGGTCGGCTGCACCGGCCGCAACTACGGCTGACCGGCGCCCGCGGCGTCCGGAAGCGGGTACGCCGCACGCACGGGCCGGGCGCGCTCTATCCTGCTCGAAAGGTGATCAACCGAGAAAGGGCGCGGCGTGGAGGCTCTCGGCCCCGAAGACCCGCGGAGCGCGGGGGCGTACCGGCTGATCGCGCGGCTGGGCGCGGGCGGCATGGGACGGGTGTTCCTCGGACGGTCCGCGCGCGGCCGCATGGTCGCGGTCAAGCTGGTCCACCCGGAACTGGCCCGCGATCCCGAGTTCCGGCGGCGGTTCCGGCACGAGGTCGGGGCGGCCCGCAAGGTCGGGGGCGAATGGACCGCGGCCGTCCTGGACGCCGACACCGACTCCGACGCGCCGTGGGTGGCCACCGCGTACGTCCCCGGCCCCAGCCTGCAGGACGTCGTCCGGCTGCACGGGCCGCTGCCGGAGTCGTCCGTCCTCGCGCTGTCGGCCGGGCTCGCGCGGGCGCTGCGGGCCGTGCACGGCCACGACCTGATCCACCGTGACCTCAAGCCGTCGAACGTGCTCGTCACGATCGACGGGCCCCGGCTGATCGACTTCGGCATCGCGCGCTCGGGGGACGCCAGCGTCGCCACCCGGACGGGCGCGCTGATCGGCTCGCCGGGGTTCATGTCGCCCGAACAGGTGCGGGGCGCGCCGCTCACCCCGGCGTCCGACGTCTTCTCCCTCGGGGCCGTGCTGGCGTTCGCGGCGACCGGGCGGCTCCCGTTCGACGGCGCCGCCGCCCACGTCCGGCTGTTCCGCGTCGTGTCCGAGCCGCCCGACCTCGACGGCCTCGACGGCCCCGTCCGCGACCTGGTCGGACGCTGCCTGGCCAAGGAGCCGGACGCGCGGCCCCCGCTCGACGAGCTCGTCACCGACCCGCCCGAAGGCACCTGGCTCCCGG
The nucleotide sequence above comes from Actinomadura algeriensis. Encoded proteins:
- the glgP gene encoding alpha-glucan family phosphorylase translates to MKAIRRFTVRTVLPEPLTQLEELVLNLRWSWHHETLDLFRAVDPVLWKTVDHDPVRLLGEVSAERLDRLAEDRRFLRRLRDAAEELREYLTAPRWYQSRPGVPSSIAYFSPEYGITAALPQYSGGLGILAGDHLKTASDLGVPIIGVGLLYRHGYFSQSLSPDGWQLERYPPIDPNGLPLTLLREKDGTPVRVRIGLPKGGPLHAQVWLARVGRVPQLLLDSDVEDNEPSARDVTDRLYGGGGDHRLLQEMLLGIGGVRAIRAYCGITGHPAPEVFHTNEGHAGFLGLERIRELVAGRGLSFDEALEAARAGTVFTTHTPVPAGIDRFPRELVGRYFGGANEEEAVPVERILALGAEDYPGGDRTVFNMAVMGMRLAQRVNGVSELHGRVSREMFGGLWGGFDTAEVPIGSITNGVHAGTWVAREIQELAAREIPSLVETGSGWEEILSRPGTELWRVRGVLRRRLVLDARRRLRESWRQRGASEAETSWIDDALDPEVLTIGFARRVPSYKRLTLMMRDPARLRRILLDPERPVQIVIAGKAHPADEGGKRLIQEIVRFADAEDVRHRIVFLPDYDMDLGRLLVQGCDVWMNNPLRPLEACGTSGMKAALNGALNLSVRDGWWDEWYDGQNGWSIPSADGLAAPDRRDELEAAALYELIEDHVAVTFYDRDSAGLPRRWLEMVKHTIAALGPKVLATRMVRDYVEQYYTPAAGSARAMAADGYAGARELAAWKRRVAQAWPGVTVEHVEGGGDDSPHVGARLPVRVVVDLGGLDPGDVAVEVAYGRVDAADTLVDPSYLELGGAEKADGGRLRYAGEIPLGRSGAFGYSVRVVPSHPRLSSRAEPGLVALPPAPHGMTNGDLR
- a CDS encoding helix-turn-helix transcriptional regulator; the protein is MPGDKETVYNRIAVLRAERGVSRRELATALGVHYQTIGYLERGEYSPSLHLALRIAAFFEVPVEVVFSLAPFPRLGSTG
- a CDS encoding ABC transporter ATP-binding protein encodes the protein MDEPVVRARDLRMRYGRAEVLRGVDLDVAAGEVVALLGPNGAGKTTTIEILEGFRPRSSGDVRVLGEDPGTGGNAWRARLGIVLQNWRDHPRWGARQLLAHAASLYDRPRDPDELLAVMGLTGQAGQAVSRLSGGQRRRLDVALGIVGRPELLFLDEPTTGFDPQARREFHELVERLARDEGMSVLLTTHDLAEAERLADRIAILVGGELMACGTPASLAATARSASEVRWLEGGEPRRERTSDPSRLAFELHRRFGGPVPGLEVRRASLEDTYLGLVAAGRDGRDARDDGRETFEESGRAA
- a CDS encoding ABC transporter permease, which produces MNARVTMIGLRRGGAEYMHFLRNRQEFVSSLIGTVGVYAALVLWQGGHDVKGAAGASQAVLMTAGFIAFSVYTAGLMGLPMSIAADREEGTLLRMRTIPNGVPAYLIGRAVYVLAQIGTYVALMLVAGAAFGGLDLPAAGDWLTLAWVLVLGTLSVVPLGAALGALLPGSRNAAGILSLPMMGLMLVSGVMFPVTAMPEPVQWVAQAFPLYWQGLGLRSVFLPDAMLAAEIGGSWRLAEAAAVLGAWSLLGLLLAPVLLRRAARRESGTRLARAQERRAAQGAL
- a CDS encoding M55 family metallopeptidase; its protein translation is MKVFVSVDMEGVSGLTDPEEMRAGGRGYERGCELMTADANAAIRAAFDAGADRVVVTDAHGGGRNLRADLIDERCTLVRGPYKPMRMGEGLDSTFDVALYVGYHARAGAERGVLNHTWMGREIQNLYVNGEIAGEIRLMAGYAGSLGVPIGLVTGDEAACAEARDVLGAVPAVAVKRGLDRYAAELIPPARAQERIYETALRSLREERWPQLTMSAPYTLAVEWNATAIAQSCAVIPGVRLTGPRTTELTTDDYADVVGLLGVCATIAGEVGCTGRNYG
- a CDS encoding alpha-1,4-glucan--maltose-1-phosphate maltosyltransferase gives rise to the protein MTVFPGLGRIPILDVEPVVGCGRWPAKAVVGETFEVSATVFREGHEMLGAAVVLRTPDGEECAPARMHETVPGTDRWATLVTPTQMGLWSFRVEAWGDPIAHWWHDARIKVPAGQDVELMLAEGARLFERAADAVPGKDRPALVRLAKRLADETVPVHDRMDAAADPDVHEILHRHPLRDLLTAGEWFPLIVHRERALYGAWYEFFPRSEGASFDPMGRRPPMSGTFRTATSRLPAIADMGFDVVYLPPVHPIGTTERKGPNNTLDAGPHDPGSPWAIGSPHGGHDAIHPDLGTIDDFDAFVAHAHAHGLEVALDLALQCSPDHPWIRDHPEWFTTRADGTIAHAENPPKKYQDIHPLNFDNDPDGLYDEVKRVVRHWMDHGVRIFRVDNPHTKPVPFWERLLADIATTDPDVLFLAEAFTRPAMMHTLGKIGFHQSYTYFTWRNSADELRDYFTELAGPTAPYMRPNCFTNTPDILNEYLQHGGRAAFEIRAILAALLSPTWGVYAGYELCENTPVRPGSEEYRDSEKYQYRPRDWDAAATAGTTIAPLITRLNTLRNAHPALQWLRNLHFHHVDQPELLAFSKRRLDDTVLAIVNLNPHHAREATVHLDLPALGLPDHPEHPFTAVDELDGTAYTWHKSNYVHLDPHDRPAHVLTLREEES